In a single window of the Subtercola sp. PAMC28395 genome:
- a CDS encoding GntR family transcriptional regulator, whose translation MLVYIDVRAGEMRASDRAYAVLRGEIVEWRLAPGTVLAEVEQSTRIGVSRTPLRHALSRLVADGLVEPQGARGLVVAGVSAENVVSLFELRQALEQQSAGLAARRRSVEPFAVLQSALRTAPVILGDPKADRQEYYDIVSRFDHEIDVAIDSPYLVGALDGVRTHLARIRRLSSDNPARLLEAAKEHLTIVEAIIDGDAQLAAHATHVHLHRSQQVILSSLADAVGGRSHPARPDDPTPPSPQPTFTAQPAFDPQPEGTLSI comes from the coding sequence ATGCTTGTATACATAGACGTGAGGGCGGGTGAGATGCGAGCGAGTGATCGTGCCTACGCCGTTCTCCGCGGTGAGATCGTCGAATGGCGCTTGGCCCCCGGTACCGTTCTGGCCGAAGTCGAGCAGTCGACGCGCATCGGCGTCTCACGTACCCCCCTTCGGCACGCCCTCAGCCGCCTTGTCGCCGACGGGCTGGTCGAGCCGCAGGGGGCTCGCGGCCTCGTGGTCGCGGGCGTCTCCGCAGAGAATGTCGTCTCGCTCTTCGAACTCCGCCAGGCCCTCGAACAGCAGTCTGCTGGCCTCGCGGCCCGCAGGCGCTCGGTCGAACCGTTCGCCGTACTGCAGTCGGCGCTGCGCACGGCACCGGTCATCCTCGGTGACCCGAAAGCCGACCGCCAGGAGTACTACGACATCGTCTCCCGCTTCGACCACGAGATCGACGTCGCCATCGACAGCCCGTATCTCGTCGGCGCGCTCGATGGTGTGCGCACGCACCTGGCCCGCATCCGTCGCCTGTCCAGCGACAACCCGGCCAGGCTGCTCGAAGCGGCGAAGGAGCATCTCACGATCGTCGAGGCGATCATCGACGGCGACGCGCAACTGGCAGCACACGCCACCCACGTTCACCTGCACCGCAGCCAGCAGGTCATTCTCTCCTCGCTCGCCGATGCTGTCGGCGGCCGTTCGCACCCGGCGCGGCCCGATGACCCAACGCCACCCAGCCCCCAGCCGACTTTCACTGCCCAACCAGCTTTCGATCCCCAACCAGAAGGAACACTCTCCATATGA
- a CDS encoding bifunctional 2-methylcitrate synthase/citrate synthase, whose product MTDPQIHKGLAGVVVDYTAVSKVNPETNSLLYRGYPVQELAAKCSFEEVAYLLWHGELPDSGQLSDFQAVERSYRKLDDNVKRVIDDLPLTAHPMDVLRTAVSVIGANDWEADVSTPEANLAKSVALLGKIPAIVAYDQRRRRQQAIVEPRDDLGYSANFLYMTFGEVPAQVVVDAFDVSMILYAEHSFNASTFTARVVTSTLSDLYSAVVAAIGALKGPLHGGANEAVMHVFDEIGEAAKAEEWLNTALAEKRKIMGFGHRVYKNGDSRVPTMKAALDTLVAEYDAQDLAALYDALELSMTSKKNILPNLDYPSGPAYHLMGFDTLTFTPLFVASRVTGWTAHIMEQLASNALIRPLSLYNGPEERHLP is encoded by the coding sequence ATGACCGACCCACAGATCCACAAGGGCCTCGCCGGCGTCGTCGTCGACTACACCGCAGTCTCGAAGGTCAACCCCGAGACCAACTCTCTGCTCTACCGGGGTTACCCCGTGCAGGAGCTGGCAGCGAAATGTTCCTTCGAGGAGGTCGCCTATCTGCTCTGGCACGGCGAGCTCCCCGATTCGGGGCAGCTCTCCGACTTCCAGGCCGTCGAGCGTTCGTACCGGAAGCTCGATGACAACGTCAAGCGGGTCATCGACGATCTGCCGCTCACGGCTCACCCGATGGATGTGCTTCGCACCGCTGTCTCCGTCATCGGCGCGAACGACTGGGAGGCCGACGTGTCGACCCCCGAGGCCAACCTCGCCAAGTCGGTCGCCCTGCTCGGCAAGATCCCGGCGATCGTCGCCTACGACCAGCGCCGGCGTCGCCAGCAGGCGATCGTTGAGCCGAGGGATGATCTCGGGTACAGCGCGAACTTCCTCTACATGACGTTCGGCGAAGTGCCCGCCCAGGTCGTCGTCGACGCCTTCGATGTCTCGATGATCCTGTATGCCGAGCACTCGTTCAACGCCTCGACTTTCACGGCCCGCGTCGTGACGAGCACGCTCTCCGACCTGTACTCCGCTGTCGTCGCTGCCATCGGCGCTCTCAAGGGCCCCTTGCATGGTGGAGCGAACGAGGCGGTGATGCATGTCTTCGACGAGATCGGCGAGGCGGCAAAGGCCGAAGAGTGGCTGAACACTGCCCTGGCCGAGAAGCGCAAGATCATGGGCTTCGGCCACCGTGTCTACAAGAACGGCGACTCACGCGTTCCGACGATGAAGGCCGCCCTCGATACGCTCGTCGCCGAATACGATGCCCAGGATCTCGCTGCCCTCTATGACGCGCTCGAGTTGTCGATGACGTCGAAGAAGAACATCCTGCCGAACCTCGACTACCCGTCTGGCCCGGCGTACCACCTGATGGGGTTCGACACGCTCACCTTCACTCCCCTCTTCGTGGCCAGTCGGGTGACCGGCTGGACTGCCCACATCATGGAGCAACTCGCCTCGAACGCGCTGATCCGCCCCCTGAGCCTGTACAACGGGCCAGAAGAGCGGCACCTGCCCTGA
- a CDS encoding helix-turn-helix domain-containing protein has product MRRAAADLDVLDRAEALSGLAGVQRAQAVFGISSVRLDIITALLSGCELSDAALMERFGITRNGIRRHLKALESEGIIVGRHTTHPRGAGPITYWRADADELLMLLDDLRSTILNS; this is encoded by the coding sequence GTGAGACGTGCCGCGGCCGACCTCGATGTTCTCGATCGTGCTGAGGCTCTCTCTGGCCTGGCGGGCGTGCAGCGGGCCCAGGCTGTGTTCGGAATCAGCTCGGTGCGCCTCGACATCATCACCGCCCTGCTCTCCGGTTGCGAGCTGAGCGACGCGGCACTGATGGAACGCTTCGGAATCACCCGCAACGGGATTCGCCGCCACCTGAAGGCGCTCGAATCCGAGGGCATCATCGTCGGCCGGCACACCACTCACCCGCGGGGTGCCGGCCCGATCACGTACTGGAGGGCCGACGCCGACGAACTGCTCATGCTTCTCGACGATCTGCGGAGCACCATTCTGAACAGCTGA
- a CDS encoding MmgE/PrpD family protein has translation MKTLDVRVHPSSENLPASEQLAYSIAQVAADPVAVTDDVVEMVINRVIDNASVATASLARGPIIAARAQAQAHPYTPGSTVFGVEGRYSPEWAAWANGVAVRELDYHDTFLAAEYSHPGDNIPPILAVAQHTQKSGHDLVRGIATGYEIQIDLVKAISLHAHKIDHVAHLGPSAAAGIGTLLGLDVETIFQSIGQALHTTTATRQSRKGEISTWKAYAPAFAGKMAVEAVDRAMRGQTSPTPIYEGEDGVIAWMLDGPSAQYDVTLPAPGEAKRAILDSYTKEHSAEYQAQAWIDLARKLHNQHAVANDDDIVSIVIHTSHHTHYVIGSGANDPQKYDPLASRETLDHSVPFIFAVAYQDGEWNHERSYSRERATRPDTVALWNKITTQEDAEWTRRYHSNDPAEKAFGGRVEITLKDGTRIVDEIAVADAHPLGARPFERADYIKKFRTLAAHALDEAEIERFLDVAQRLPSLSAAELGGLTVTARAGFFEGITAPKGLF, from the coding sequence ATGAAGACTCTTGACGTTCGGGTGCACCCGAGCTCCGAAAACCTCCCGGCAAGCGAACAACTCGCCTATTCGATCGCCCAGGTTGCGGCCGACCCGGTGGCGGTGACCGATGATGTCGTCGAAATGGTGATCAACCGCGTGATCGACAATGCGTCAGTCGCCACGGCCTCCCTCGCGCGCGGCCCGATCATCGCGGCCAGGGCCCAGGCCCAGGCACACCCCTACACGCCGGGCTCCACGGTCTTCGGGGTGGAAGGCCGTTACAGCCCCGAGTGGGCGGCGTGGGCGAACGGCGTCGCCGTGCGGGAGCTCGACTACCACGACACCTTCCTCGCGGCTGAGTACTCCCACCCGGGCGACAACATCCCGCCCATCCTCGCCGTCGCCCAGCACACCCAGAAGAGCGGTCACGACCTCGTGCGCGGCATCGCGACCGGCTACGAGATCCAGATCGACCTCGTCAAGGCGATCAGCCTGCACGCGCACAAGATCGACCACGTGGCGCATCTCGGCCCGAGCGCGGCCGCCGGAATAGGCACACTGCTCGGCCTCGACGTCGAAACGATCTTCCAGTCGATCGGCCAGGCACTTCACACCACAACGGCCACCCGCCAGTCCCGCAAGGGCGAGATCTCCACCTGGAAGGCCTACGCCCCGGCCTTCGCCGGCAAGATGGCGGTCGAGGCTGTCGATCGTGCCATGCGCGGCCAGACCAGCCCCACCCCGATCTACGAAGGCGAAGACGGCGTGATCGCGTGGATGCTCGACGGCCCAAGCGCCCAGTACGACGTGACTCTGCCCGCCCCCGGCGAGGCCAAGCGCGCCATTCTCGACAGCTACACCAAAGAGCATTCCGCTGAGTACCAGGCCCAGGCGTGGATCGACCTCGCGCGCAAGCTCCACAACCAGCACGCGGTAGCGAACGATGATGACATCGTCAGCATCGTCATCCACACCTCGCACCACACGCACTACGTGATCGGCTCGGGCGCGAACGACCCGCAGAAGTACGACCCGCTGGCGAGCCGTGAGACGCTCGACCACTCGGTGCCCTTCATCTTCGCCGTCGCCTACCAGGACGGCGAGTGGAACCACGAACGTTCCTACTCGCGGGAGCGAGCCACCCGGCCCGACACTGTCGCACTGTGGAACAAGATCACCACACAGGAAGACGCGGAGTGGACGCGTCGCTACCACTCGAACGACCCCGCTGAGAAGGCTTTCGGCGGTCGCGTCGAGATCACACTGAAAGACGGCACGCGCATCGTCGACGAGATCGCGGTCGCCGACGCACACCCGCTCGGAGCCCGGCCGTTCGAGCGTGCCGATTACATCAAGAAGTTCCGCACCCTTGCGGCTCACGCCCTCGACGAAGCAGAGATCGAGCGCTTTCTCGACGTGGCCCAGCGACTTCCCTCGCTCAGTGCGGCAGAACTCGGCGGCCTCACCGTCACGGCTCGTGCCGGATTCTTCGAGGGAATCACCGCACCGAAGGGACTCTTCTGA
- the prpB gene encoding methylisocitrate lyase, with protein MLYSEKTPAEKRADFRAALASGTLQKMPGAFNPLSARLIQDKGFDGVYISGAVIAADLGLPDIGLTTLTEVALRARQISRMTDLPTLVDADTGFGEPMNVARTVQELEDAGVSGLHIEDQINPKRCGHLDGKAVVDTDTATKRINAAVSARRDPNLLIMARTDIRAVEGLSVAIDRMKALVDAGADAIFPEAMADLGEFEAVRKAIDVPVLANMTEFGKSELFTTDELAGVGINLVIYPVSLLRLAMGAAERGLETILAEGSLQPEVKNMQTRARLYELLDYSAYNTFDTSIFNFQVPQGKGAS; from the coding sequence ATGTTGTATTCCGAGAAGACGCCCGCTGAGAAGAGAGCCGACTTTCGTGCGGCTCTTGCCTCGGGCACGCTGCAGAAGATGCCCGGTGCGTTCAACCCGCTGAGCGCCAGGCTCATACAAGACAAGGGTTTCGACGGCGTCTACATCTCTGGCGCGGTCATCGCGGCCGACCTGGGCCTGCCCGACATCGGCCTGACCACGCTCACCGAGGTCGCCCTTCGTGCCCGGCAGATCAGCCGCATGACCGACCTGCCGACACTCGTCGATGCCGACACGGGGTTCGGTGAACCGATGAACGTGGCCCGCACGGTCCAGGAGCTCGAAGATGCCGGCGTCTCAGGCCTGCACATCGAAGACCAGATCAACCCGAAGCGCTGTGGCCACCTCGACGGCAAGGCGGTGGTCGACACCGACACCGCGACCAAGCGCATCAACGCTGCCGTGAGCGCTCGCCGTGACCCGAATCTGCTGATCATGGCGCGCACCGACATCCGTGCCGTCGAAGGGCTCTCCGTCGCGATCGACCGGATGAAGGCACTCGTCGACGCGGGCGCCGACGCGATCTTCCCCGAGGCGATGGCCGACCTCGGCGAGTTCGAGGCGGTTCGCAAGGCGATCGACGTGCCGGTGCTTGCCAACATGACCGAGTTCGGCAAGAGTGAGCTGTTCACCACCGACGAGCTCGCCGGAGTGGGCATCAACCTCGTCATCTACCCGGTCAGCCTGCTGCGTCTTGCGATGGGTGCCGCTGAACGCGGGCTCGAAACGATCCTCGCCGAGGGCTCGCTGCAGCCCGAGGTGAAGAACATGCAGACCCGCGCGCGCCTGTATGAACTGCTCGACTACTCGGCATACAACACCTTCGACACCAGCATTTTCAACTTCCAGGTACCACAAGGCAAGGGAGCCTCATGA
- a CDS encoding ATP-binding protein, protein MVSYRIRDFHPDDVDGILHLWEELRASQVEPVYALSEVLASCQEDNAVVAVHDDVVIGAAVGRAAHAQGWIVFLSTTASWQGQGIGSSLLAALEKQMTPRGLSKLSALLPDTATRVDAFVDQGFEIQKNLRYFEREIPVQRKELGTLAELGGRILPRGLWDGIGGMQQEKELLERRLVMPLAKPELAEQFGVVPPRAVVLFGPPGTGKTTFARAIASRLEWSFVEVFPSRLASDPKGLAGALRETFLKIAELEHAVVFIDEVEEIAAQRGGEPPSALQGVTNELLKIIPAFRDQPDRLLVCATNFIRALDSAFLRHGRFDYVIPIGLPDSAARHSIWERYIPGQASVDIAALVAETDGFSPADIEYSARKASQSALEKAIYEGGPNATATGPVTADYLEAIGATRATVSAEVAADFLDDIETIARL, encoded by the coding sequence ATGGTCTCGTACCGAATTCGCGATTTTCACCCCGACGACGTCGACGGCATCCTCCACCTGTGGGAGGAGTTGCGGGCGTCACAGGTCGAACCCGTCTATGCGCTCTCCGAAGTACTCGCCTCCTGCCAGGAGGACAACGCTGTCGTCGCGGTGCACGACGACGTCGTGATCGGCGCTGCCGTCGGACGCGCAGCCCATGCCCAGGGCTGGATCGTGTTTCTCTCGACCACCGCGAGCTGGCAGGGCCAGGGCATCGGAAGTTCACTGCTCGCTGCCCTCGAGAAGCAGATGACGCCAAGAGGCCTCTCAAAACTGTCTGCACTCCTTCCGGACACGGCCACCAGGGTCGACGCCTTCGTCGACCAGGGTTTCGAGATCCAGAAGAACCTCCGCTACTTCGAACGCGAGATTCCCGTGCAGCGAAAAGAGCTCGGCACGCTCGCCGAACTCGGCGGCCGCATTCTGCCTCGGGGCCTCTGGGATGGCATCGGCGGCATGCAGCAGGAGAAGGAACTGCTCGAGCGCCGACTGGTGATGCCCTTGGCCAAGCCCGAGCTCGCCGAGCAGTTCGGAGTTGTGCCTCCGCGGGCCGTCGTGCTGTTCGGCCCTCCCGGCACCGGCAAGACCACGTTCGCGCGCGCGATCGCCTCGCGTCTGGAGTGGTCGTTCGTCGAAGTCTTTCCGTCGCGCCTCGCCTCCGACCCGAAAGGCCTGGCCGGTGCGCTCCGCGAGACGTTCCTCAAGATCGCCGAACTCGAGCATGCCGTGGTCTTCATCGACGAGGTCGAGGAGATCGCCGCCCAGCGTGGCGGCGAACCGCCGTCGGCACTGCAGGGCGTGACGAATGAACTGCTGAAGATCATCCCGGCCTTCAGGGACCAGCCCGATCGTCTTCTGGTGTGTGCGACGAACTTCATCAGGGCTCTCGACTCGGCCTTTCTGCGACATGGCCGCTTCGACTACGTGATTCCGATCGGGCTGCCCGACAGCGCCGCCCGGCACTCGATCTGGGAGCGGTACATTCCGGGCCAGGCAAGCGTCGACATCGCAGCCCTGGTGGCAGAGACCGACGGATTCTCGCCCGCCGACATCGAGTACTCGGCGCGCAAGGCCTCCCAGAGCGCCCTAGAGAAGGCGATCTACGAGGGTGGCCCGAATGCCACTGCCACCGGACCGGTCACGGCCGACTACCTCGAGGCGATCGGGGCGACGCGCGCCACAGTGTCCGCGGAGGTCGCCGCGGACTTCCTCGACGACATCGAGACCATCGCCCGGCTGTAG